Proteins encoded by one window of uncultured Draconibacterium sp.:
- a CDS encoding alpha/beta hydrolase — protein sequence MRRLSFFLLTLIALTAYANVLFAQQEKQERKAIPGMGGLLMPQEIKPCDNSTSIVLEDISGTPKMVREVPENLAFTENVIFHESKSSDGNPMSMKMDIVRPADKQNYPCVIFLTGGGFMFAPKNSSLYNRCEIAKAGYVVASIEYHVATNGLYSDAVKDTKAAIRFMRANAQKYGINADKVAVWGESAGGYLTGMTGTSNGEVAFEEGENLDQSSDVQAAIVVYGLSDLTKIGADYDKEAEEAHFTKEAPEAMFVHGKNSGLTILDKPEVVAKSNPVNYVDKNDPPFLLIHGTVDALVSPSQSLLLHNALRKAGVESTRYAIVGANHGGGHFSDPKVIEIMVDFLDKTLK from the coding sequence ATGAGAAGACTATCTTTTTTCCTGTTAACTCTAATTGCGCTAACAGCTTATGCAAATGTTCTTTTTGCTCAGCAAGAAAAACAAGAACGAAAAGCGATCCCCGGGATGGGAGGTTTGCTAATGCCACAAGAAATAAAACCTTGTGATAACAGTACCAGTATTGTGCTTGAGGATATTTCTGGTACTCCCAAAATGGTTCGGGAGGTTCCTGAAAATCTGGCCTTTACTGAAAATGTAATTTTTCATGAAAGCAAAAGTTCTGATGGCAATCCAATGTCGATGAAAATGGACATTGTTAGACCGGCAGATAAGCAAAACTATCCGTGCGTTATATTTCTTACCGGAGGTGGTTTTATGTTTGCCCCCAAAAACAGTAGTTTATACAACCGCTGCGAAATTGCTAAAGCCGGTTATGTTGTAGCAAGTATTGAGTATCATGTGGCAACCAACGGATTGTACAGCGATGCCGTGAAAGATACAAAAGCGGCTATTCGGTTTATGCGTGCCAATGCGCAAAAATATGGTATCAATGCTGATAAAGTGGCTGTTTGGGGAGAATCGGCAGGAGGTTATTTAACCGGAATGACGGGAACTTCGAATGGCGAAGTAGCGTTTGAAGAGGGAGAAAACCTCGACCAAAGCAGCGATGTGCAGGCAGCTATTGTGGTATATGGATTAAGTGATCTTACAAAAATTGGTGCCGATTACGATAAAGAAGCCGAAGAGGCACACTTTACAAAAGAAGCACCTGAAGCCATGTTTGTACATGGAAAAAACAGTGGATTAACAATTCTTGACAAACCGGAAGTGGTTGCCAAATCAAATCCGGTAAATTACGTGGATAAAAACGATCCGCCGTTTCTTTTAATTCACGGAACAGTTGATGCGCTGGTTTCTCCGAGCCAGAGTTTATTGCTGCACAACGCACTTCGTAAAGCAGGTGTTGAATCAACCCGCTATGCCATTGTTGGAGCAAATCATGGCGGTGGTCATTTTTCTGATCCGAAAGTGATTGAGATAATGGTTGATTTTTTGGATAAAACCTTAAAGTAA
- a CDS encoding helix-hairpin-helix domain-containing protein, whose amino-acid sequence MAEAPAKAAPKKEAAPVVEEVKEEAPKAEAKAEAKGDDLTKLTGVGPKLAEVLAEGGFTTYAEVAAASVEAIQKVLEAAGSRYASKDPQPWIEEAKGLA is encoded by the coding sequence GTGGCAGAAGCTCCTGCAAAAGCAGCTCCAAAAAAAGAAGCAGCTCCGGTAGTAGAAGAAGTAAAAGAAGAAGCGCCAAAAGCTGAGGCTAAAGCAGAAGCTAAAGGCGACGATCTTACTAAATTAACTGGTGTAGGACCAAAATTAGCTGAAGTTTTAGCTGAAGGTGGTTTTACTACTTATGCTGAAGTTGCGGCAGCATCTGTTGAAGCAATTCAGAAAGTTCTTGAAGCAGCTGGAAGCCGCTACGCTTCAAAAGATCCACAACCATGGATCGAGGAAGCTAAAGGTTTAGCTTAA
- the rplU gene encoding 50S ribosomal protein L21 — translation MYAIVEIAGQQFKVEKDKKLFVHHLDAEEGASVDFDKVLLVDNDGKVAVGTPTVKGAKITAKVLEHVKGDKVIVFKKKRRKGYQKMNGHRQQFTQIQVETIVG, via the coding sequence ATGTACGCGATTGTTGAAATTGCAGGACAGCAATTCAAAGTAGAAAAAGACAAGAAGCTTTTCGTACATCACCTGGATGCAGAAGAAGGTGCATCGGTTGATTTCGATAAAGTATTGCTGGTTGACAACGACGGTAAAGTAGCCGTTGGAACTCCAACCGTAAAAGGTGCTAAAATTACAGCCAAAGTGCTGGAACATGTGAAAGGCGACAAAGTGATCGTATTCAAAAAGAAACGTCGTAAAGGCTATCAGAAAATGAATGGTCACCGTCAGCAATTTACTCAAATTCAAGTAGAAACCATAGTTGGATAA
- a CDS encoding transglutaminase-like domain-containing protein, producing MKTIKTISWLLLSTFLWVAASGQTAKDLPKRMTFAVEISGVLCGYSESTINTIEKDGRKLLSINTEALVKQRALGGNVELIITEHTLLTPETELPVFVEQRFKTNAEIYSCVKFNNAVAYFTSVENGEPREIRLPDDVILENPLSFPHLMNDFIGGNENEKTYKVFDFQSGEIISKTYKRVGEEQLELTGASYNTTVLEEFNHQTGITTKLWLDKRNSHAVKISTSNRMIYLADESLKKRIQVVDVDNLLFARVDKVIANVHAISSMRIEASIQSEGEIITAESLNFPGQKFEGTVSNNLIEGVFEVERQHYTGENAPSFPPHFSDEKLKKYLEPERLIESDHPVLVEEAKRITADSKDAWEAVVKLSTWVSENIMGAIPGGTSAINTYNTREGECGSHSRLLAAFCRAVGIPARLSIGCMYISYAGGCFYQHAWTEVYMGDAGWVAVDATAHEFDFVDAGHIRLGEKTSFNPKAMKILDYQMENESVDITVPDEYKKYLGNYLFEERNSVFKILYQDGSLAVDIPNAQVLALNPPDENGVFYPTVTRQLNFSFVNDIYGNISTMKLQQVIPLGKKFEQDSIPSDVPEEIRPLVGNYWFAQARVDFKVVYENGMLAFKNPLTNETVKLPKRTESGLWKDELGKNEVEFERNDANEVVRMYVYVNVYLEKQVEL from the coding sequence ATGAAAACAATAAAAACCATAAGCTGGCTATTGCTGTCTACTTTTTTATGGGTAGCAGCATCCGGGCAGACTGCTAAAGATCTGCCAAAACGAATGACTTTCGCTGTTGAAATCAGCGGTGTACTTTGCGGCTATTCTGAGTCGACCATAAACACCATTGAAAAAGACGGCCGGAAATTACTAAGCATAAATACAGAAGCCCTGGTAAAACAACGTGCCCTGGGCGGAAATGTGGAGTTAATAATCACTGAGCATACTCTACTTACGCCCGAAACGGAACTCCCTGTTTTTGTGGAACAACGTTTTAAAACCAATGCTGAAATCTACTCCTGTGTCAAATTTAATAATGCTGTTGCGTATTTCACTTCTGTAGAAAATGGAGAACCTCGGGAAATCCGATTGCCCGATGATGTTATTTTAGAGAATCCACTTTCTTTTCCGCATTTAATGAACGACTTTATTGGTGGAAATGAAAATGAAAAAACATACAAGGTTTTCGATTTTCAAAGTGGAGAAATTATATCGAAAACATACAAACGGGTTGGTGAAGAGCAACTGGAATTGACAGGAGCCAGTTATAACACTACTGTGTTAGAGGAATTCAATCACCAAACCGGCATTACCACAAAACTCTGGTTGGATAAAAGAAACAGTCATGCGGTAAAAATAAGCACTTCAAACCGGATGATTTACCTGGCTGATGAATCCTTAAAAAAGAGAATACAAGTTGTTGATGTCGACAATTTGTTATTTGCCCGCGTTGATAAAGTGATCGCCAATGTGCACGCCATTTCTTCGATGAGAATTGAAGCATCGATACAATCAGAAGGAGAAATAATTACCGCTGAGAGCTTAAATTTTCCGGGACAGAAGTTCGAAGGCACTGTCAGCAATAATTTAATTGAAGGCGTATTTGAAGTTGAACGACAGCATTACACCGGTGAAAATGCTCCCTCCTTCCCTCCTCATTTTTCGGATGAGAAACTCAAAAAATATTTGGAACCCGAACGACTGATTGAATCAGATCATCCGGTTTTGGTTGAAGAAGCAAAACGAATCACCGCAGATTCAAAAGATGCCTGGGAAGCTGTGGTTAAACTCAGCACCTGGGTTAGCGAAAATATTATGGGGGCCATTCCGGGCGGCACATCGGCAATTAATACTTACAACACCCGCGAAGGTGAATGCGGCTCTCATTCGCGATTGCTGGCAGCCTTTTGCCGTGCAGTCGGCATTCCGGCCCGACTTTCCATTGGATGCATGTACATTTCGTATGCAGGCGGTTGCTTTTACCAACACGCATGGACCGAAGTCTACATGGGTGATGCCGGTTGGGTAGCAGTTGATGCCACCGCACATGAATTCGATTTTGTAGATGCAGGACACATCCGTTTGGGTGAAAAAACGTCCTTTAATCCGAAAGCAATGAAAATCCTGGATTATCAAATGGAGAATGAATCGGTAGATATTACAGTTCCTGATGAATACAAAAAATACCTCGGCAATTACCTCTTTGAAGAACGAAACAGCGTTTTTAAAATTCTCTATCAAGATGGAAGCCTCGCTGTTGATATACCCAATGCACAGGTACTGGCACTTAATCCCCCCGATGAAAATGGCGTGTTTTATCCAACAGTTACCCGGCAACTGAATTTTTCTTTCGTGAACGACATCTATGGAAACATTTCTACGATGAAATTACAACAGGTAATTCCTTTGGGCAAAAAGTTCGAACAGGACAGCATCCCATCCGATGTGCCTGAAGAAATAAGGCCACTTGTAGGAAATTACTGGTTTGCTCAGGCCCGTGTAGATTTTAAAGTGGTTTATGAAAACGGGATGCTTGCTTTTAAAAACCCTTTGACGAATGAAACCGTAAAATTACCGAAACGTACTGAATCCGGTTTATGGAAAGATGAACTGGGAAAAAATGAAGTTGAGTTTGAAAGAAACGATGCGAATGAAGTTGTTAGAATGTACGTATACGTTAATGTTTATCTGGAAAAACAAGTTGAACTTTAA
- a CDS encoding sigma-70 family RNA polymerase sigma factor — protein MKVLRSKKKEFSELIEKHQAIIHKVTMVYTNGPADREDLFQEICLQLWRSYSNFREEAKFSTWMYRVALNTAISDIRKKNRDLHFEQLHDNDRIETEPSDEKEQIRQLYRAISKLNRIDKAIILLWLDEKSYDEIASILGISKTNVSVKLVRIKRKLEEMIFNQ, from the coding sequence ATGAAAGTGCTGAGATCAAAGAAAAAGGAGTTCAGTGAATTGATCGAAAAACACCAGGCGATCATTCATAAAGTTACAATGGTTTATACCAATGGGCCGGCCGACCGCGAAGACCTTTTTCAAGAGATTTGCCTGCAGCTGTGGAGATCGTATTCAAATTTCAGGGAAGAAGCAAAATTCAGTACCTGGATGTATCGGGTGGCCTTAAATACAGCCATCAGCGACATACGAAAAAAGAACAGGGATCTTCATTTTGAACAGCTGCACGACAACGATCGTATAGAAACAGAACCTTCTGACGAGAAGGAACAAATTCGACAGCTGTACCGTGCTATATCAAAACTGAACAGGATCGACAAAGCAATAATTCTGCTTTGGCTCGACGAGAAAAGTTACGATGAAATAGCTTCGATACTCGGAATCTCGAAAACGAACGTAAGCGTTAAACTTGTTCGGATTAAGCGAAAACTGGAAGAAATGATCTTCAACCAATAG
- a CDS encoding bifunctional nuclease domain-containing protein, with protein sequence MQKIRLNILGLSVSQTQSGAYALVLAEEEGERRIPIIIGPVEAQAIAIQLEGLKPPRPLTHDLIKNMALAFDIALLEVTIYKLEEGIFYSELLCEMNGKEIRIDSRTSDAVALALRFRCPIYTSEEILQKAGIVLESDDEDSPVRSVMDEDEPETIGSSYAQYSTSDLQVLLDEAIEEEDYEKASIIRDELNKREK encoded by the coding sequence ATGCAAAAAATACGCTTAAACATTTTAGGATTATCGGTAAGTCAAACCCAGTCTGGGGCTTACGCGTTGGTGTTGGCAGAAGAAGAAGGAGAACGCAGAATTCCTATCATTATCGGACCTGTTGAAGCGCAGGCAATTGCCATTCAGTTGGAAGGATTAAAACCTCCGCGTCCGCTTACCCACGATTTAATAAAAAACATGGCCCTGGCTTTTGATATTGCTTTGCTGGAGGTAACTATATACAAATTAGAAGAAGGTATTTTTTATTCAGAACTCCTGTGTGAGATGAACGGTAAAGAAATTCGTATCGATTCGCGAACATCAGATGCAGTTGCTTTGGCACTTCGTTTCAGATGCCCCATTTATACCTCGGAAGAAATATTGCAGAAAGCCGGAATTGTTTTGGAGTCGGACGATGAAGACTCTCCGGTGCGAAGTGTAATGGATGAAGACGAACCTGAAACAATCGGTTCTTCATACGCTCAATACTCAACAAGCGATTTGCAGGTATTGCTGGATGAGGCGATCGAGGAAGAAGATTATGAAAAAGCATCGATTATTCGCGATGAACTGAATAAGCGAGAAAAATAA
- a CDS encoding nucleoside transporter C-terminal domain-containing protein, with protein MKRIIMLLVIVTGIFFLHPLAAHAADAAAQQADTSNILLAKERQTPFSIMTLFRGLLGMAVLVFVGFIFSSDRRNIPWRTVGVGLLIQILLALGVLYVPIVQSGFEFFGRIFVKILDFTKEGSTFLLGDLMNADTYGYIFLFQVLPTIIFFSALTSLLFYWGIIQKVVYGLAWVFTKALKISGAEALSVAGNIFLGQTESPLMIKAYLDKMSKSEILLVMTGGMATLAGGVLAAYIALLGGDDPQLRLEFAKHLLTASVMAAPAAIVFSKMLVPPTDEINKTIEVSRDKIGSNVLDAITNGTTEGVKLAVNVAAMLLAFIAFIAMFNFIIIKVGDWTHLNEVIANATNGKYDSLSLQFILGYTFSPIMWLIGVCPEDIALVGRLLGEKLILTEFIGYVSLADLKASGVFTETKSIIMATYILCGFANFSSIGIQIGGIGALAPKRRVLLSQYGMRALLAGTLASLMSATIIGMILG; from the coding sequence ATGAAACGCATTATAATGTTGCTGGTTATAGTTACCGGCATTTTCTTTTTACATCCTTTGGCAGCGCATGCTGCCGATGCAGCAGCTCAACAGGCCGATACTTCAAATATCCTACTTGCAAAAGAACGACAAACACCTTTCTCGATAATGACCTTGTTTCGGGGATTGTTGGGAATGGCCGTTTTGGTATTTGTAGGATTTATTTTTAGCAGCGATCGCCGGAATATTCCCTGGAGAACTGTAGGTGTGGGATTGTTGATTCAGATTTTACTGGCACTGGGTGTGCTTTATGTGCCAATCGTGCAATCGGGTTTCGAATTCTTTGGGCGAATCTTTGTGAAGATACTTGACTTTACAAAAGAGGGGAGTACCTTTTTGCTGGGCGATTTAATGAATGCCGACACTTACGGATATATTTTCCTTTTCCAGGTACTGCCAACCATTATCTTTTTCTCGGCGCTTACCAGTCTGTTATTCTATTGGGGCATCATTCAAAAGGTGGTTTACGGACTGGCCTGGGTATTTACAAAAGCATTAAAAATTTCGGGTGCGGAAGCGCTTTCGGTGGCGGGGAATATTTTCCTTGGGCAAACCGAATCGCCGCTGATGATTAAAGCTTATCTCGATAAAATGAGCAAATCGGAAATTCTGTTGGTAATGACCGGAGGAATGGCCACGCTTGCCGGCGGTGTGTTGGCGGCTTATATTGCTTTGTTGGGTGGTGATGATCCTCAACTACGACTTGAATTTGCCAAGCACCTGTTAACAGCATCGGTAATGGCTGCACCTGCGGCTATCGTATTTTCAAAAATGCTGGTTCCGCCAACCGATGAAATAAATAAAACCATTGAGGTAAGTCGCGATAAAATTGGTAGCAATGTATTGGATGCCATAACCAACGGAACAACCGAAGGTGTAAAACTTGCAGTGAATGTTGCTGCCATGTTGCTGGCTTTTATTGCCTTTATTGCAATGTTCAATTTTATCATCATTAAGGTGGGCGATTGGACGCACCTGAATGAAGTAATTGCCAATGCTACCAATGGGAAGTACGATAGTTTGTCGTTGCAATTTATTTTAGGTTATACTTTTTCTCCAATTATGTGGTTGATTGGTGTTTGTCCTGAAGATATTGCACTGGTTGGCCGTTTGCTGGGTGAGAAACTGATACTTACCGAATTTATCGGGTACGTTTCGTTGGCCGACCTGAAAGCTTCAGGAGTATTTACCGAAACCAAGTCGATTATCATGGCTACATATATATTATGTGGCTTTGCCAATTTCTCATCAATCGGCATTCAGATTGGAGGAATTGGAGCGCTTGCACCAAAACGCCGGGTATTGCTTTCGCAATATGGAATGCGTGCTCTTTTGGCGGGGACACTGGCTTCGCTAATGTCGGCAACGATTATTGGGATGATTCTTGGTTAG
- a CDS encoding ammonium transporter: MMFDKGLTTFMIIATSLVMLMTPGLAFFYGGLGCKKNILNIMMQSFVSLGITTILWISFGYSMCFSGTLAEGSDLFGIIGNLDKAFLNGVTSSTPYSPDRNFPEYIFVAYQMMFAIITPALITGAFINRVTFKAYVIFLVLWQIFVYYPFVHMVWGGGILAEWGVLDFAGGITVHATAGFAALASVFFVGARVEKGTGPNNIPLVAVGTSLLWFGWYGFNAGSELDVDAITAQAFLNTDVAASVAAITWLGIEWTTGNKRPTFIGLMTGAVAGLATITPAAGFVSLGTAMFIGLCAGIVCFQAVKFVERKRWDDALDVWGVHGIGGVLGTIMLGLFGTTAINANGADGLFMGGGFSFFLKQIVAIILASAWGFIFTLGVLKAINRFVPVKVGRMDEKKGLDLGYHGEVARQ, from the coding sequence ATGATGTTCGACAAAGGTCTCACGACGTTTATGATTATTGCTACCAGTCTGGTCATGTTAATGACTCCGGGTCTGGCTTTCTTTTATGGTGGTCTGGGGTGTAAAAAAAATATCCTCAACATTATGATGCAGAGTTTTGTATCGTTGGGAATTACAACCATATTATGGATTAGTTTTGGTTATTCCATGTGTTTTAGCGGCACCTTGGCTGAGGGGAGTGATTTATTTGGAATAATTGGAAATCTCGACAAAGCGTTTTTAAATGGTGTAACATCGAGTACACCTTATTCGCCCGACAGGAATTTCCCTGAATATATTTTTGTGGCTTATCAAATGATGTTTGCCATTATCACGCCCGCATTAATTACGGGAGCTTTCATAAATCGTGTGACCTTTAAAGCTTATGTTATCTTTCTGGTTTTGTGGCAGATTTTTGTGTACTATCCTTTTGTTCACATGGTGTGGGGTGGCGGAATCCTTGCCGAGTGGGGTGTACTCGATTTTGCCGGAGGTATAACGGTTCATGCAACGGCTGGTTTTGCCGCATTGGCATCGGTGTTTTTTGTGGGAGCACGGGTCGAAAAAGGCACGGGGCCAAACAATATTCCGCTGGTAGCCGTCGGAACAAGTTTGCTTTGGTTCGGTTGGTACGGATTTAACGCCGGAAGTGAGCTGGATGTGGATGCCATTACCGCGCAGGCTTTTTTAAATACCGACGTGGCTGCTTCGGTAGCCGCAATTACCTGGCTGGGTATTGAATGGACCACCGGAAACAAACGGCCGACGTTCATTGGACTGATGACCGGTGCAGTGGCCGGTTTGGCAACCATTACACCGGCAGCAGGTTTTGTATCTCTCGGAACGGCCATGTTTATTGGCCTTTGTGCAGGTATTGTTTGTTTCCAGGCAGTTAAGTTTGTTGAACGTAAGCGCTGGGATGATGCCCTTGATGTTTGGGGGGTGCACGGAATTGGTGGTGTGCTCGGAACCATAATGTTGGGTTTGTTTGGTACAACAGCTATTAATGCAAATGGTGCTGATGGATTGTTTATGGGAGGTGGTTTTTCTTTCTTCCTGAAACAAATAGTGGCCATTATTCTGGCTTCGGCATGGGGGTTTATTTTTACCTTAGGTGTGTTGAAAGCAATAAACCGTTTTGTGCCTGTAAAAGTAGGACGCATGGATGAGAAGAAAGGCCTCGATCTTGGCTACCATGGCGAGGTTGCCCGACAATAA
- a CDS encoding valine--tRNA ligase, with protein MSQMEIPSKYNPAEVEDKWYKYWMDNKYFHSTPDEREPYTIVIPPPNVTGVLHMGHMLNNTIQDILVRRARLTGKNACWVPGTDHASIATEAKVVNKLNAEGIDKYDLSRDEFLKHAWEWTDKHGGIILEQLKKLGASCDWDRTAFTMDEARSESVIKVFVDLFNKGMIYRGVRMVNWDPAAKTALSDEEVIYKEMQGKLYYLNYKIDGEEGFVTIATTRPETILGDTAVCVNPNDERFSHLKGKRVLVPLINRSIPIIEDEYVDMEFGTGCLKITPAHDINDYEIGLKYNLPSIDIFNDNGTLNEKAELFVGEDRFDVRDKIVPELENAGNLAKVEDYTNKVGFSERTDVIIEPKLSAQWFLKMEELVKPALENVMNDTISFHPPKFKNTYKHWMGNIKDWCISRQLWWGHQIPVYYLEDGSFVCAETAEQALELAKEKSGNADLTIADLKQDEDALDTWFSSWLWPISVFDGIREPENEEVNYYYPTSDLVTAPDIIFFWVARMIIAGYEYRDELPYKNVYFTGMVRDAQRRKMSKSLGNSPDPLDLIAKYGADGVRVGMLLCSPAGGDLLFDEGLPQQGAGFSTKIWNAFRLVKNWEVSSEIEQPEHSKLAIEWFKNKLAQVVETLNMQFDGFRISEALMTVYTTVRDEFSGWLLEMVKPAYQQPIDAKTYAEIVELFDQMLRLMHPFMPFITEEIWQLLDDRKEGESIMISQLPANTSYDAELLAAFEDVKEAVSGIRKIRKDKNIAFKDAIDFSVQKGDKGFDAKFNSILIKLGNLTELTAVDEEVKGAASFRVKSTNFYVPLDGFIDVEEELKKLEEELKYAKGFLNSVMKKLSNERFVNNAPEAVVAKEKAKQADAEANIKVLEERIASMK; from the coding sequence ATGAGTCAAATGGAAATTCCGAGCAAGTACAACCCGGCTGAGGTTGAAGATAAATGGTATAAATACTGGATGGATAACAAATATTTCCATTCAACACCAGACGAGCGTGAACCTTATACAATAGTAATTCCGCCGCCAAATGTAACCGGTGTGTTGCACATGGGGCACATGCTTAACAATACCATTCAGGATATTCTGGTCCGCCGTGCGCGATTGACCGGTAAAAATGCCTGCTGGGTGCCGGGAACCGACCATGCATCGATTGCTACCGAAGCCAAAGTAGTGAACAAACTAAACGCTGAAGGAATTGACAAGTACGATCTTTCGCGTGACGAATTCTTGAAACATGCTTGGGAATGGACCGATAAACACGGTGGTATTATCCTGGAGCAGCTGAAAAAACTGGGTGCCTCTTGCGACTGGGATCGTACCGCTTTTACCATGGACGAAGCCCGCAGCGAATCGGTAATCAAAGTTTTTGTCGACTTGTTCAACAAAGGAATGATTTACCGCGGTGTGCGCATGGTAAACTGGGATCCGGCAGCAAAAACTGCACTTTCTGATGAGGAAGTGATCTACAAAGAAATGCAGGGTAAACTCTACTACCTTAACTACAAAATTGATGGCGAAGAAGGTTTCGTAACCATTGCAACAACTCGCCCCGAAACTATTTTAGGTGATACTGCTGTTTGTGTAAATCCAAACGACGAACGTTTTTCTCACCTGAAAGGGAAACGCGTTTTGGTACCACTGATCAACCGTTCAATCCCGATTATAGAGGATGAATATGTGGATATGGAATTCGGTACCGGATGTTTGAAAATTACACCTGCCCACGATATTAATGACTACGAAATTGGTCTGAAATATAACTTACCATCAATCGATATTTTTAACGACAACGGAACGCTGAATGAAAAGGCTGAGCTGTTTGTTGGCGAAGATCGTTTTGATGTTCGTGATAAAATTGTTCCTGAACTGGAGAATGCAGGAAATCTGGCAAAAGTAGAAGACTATACAAATAAGGTTGGTTTCTCAGAAAGAACAGATGTAATCATCGAGCCAAAATTGTCGGCACAGTGGTTCCTGAAAATGGAAGAACTGGTAAAACCGGCTTTGGAAAATGTGATGAACGATACCATCAGTTTCCATCCTCCGAAATTTAAAAATACCTACAAACACTGGATGGGCAACATCAAAGACTGGTGTATTAGCCGCCAGTTGTGGTGGGGCCACCAAATTCCGGTGTATTATTTAGAGGACGGAAGTTTTGTTTGCGCAGAAACAGCTGAACAAGCTTTGGAACTGGCGAAAGAAAAATCTGGTAATGCCGACCTGACCATTGCCGACCTGAAACAGGATGAAGACGCATTGGATACATGGTTTTCGAGCTGGTTGTGGCCGATTTCGGTTTTCGATGGAATTCGTGAGCCGGAGAACGAGGAAGTAAATTATTACTATCCAACTTCTGACCTGGTAACAGCACCCGATATTATTTTCTTCTGGGTGGCACGTATGATTATTGCAGGTTACGAATACCGCGATGAACTACCTTATAAAAACGTATACTTTACCGGAATGGTGCGTGATGCACAACGCCGTAAAATGTCGAAATCGTTGGGTAACTCGCCCGATCCGCTGGATTTGATTGCAAAATACGGTGCCGATGGCGTTCGCGTAGGAATGTTGCTTTGTTCTCCTGCAGGTGGCGATTTGTTGTTCGACGAAGGACTGCCGCAACAGGGAGCCGGTTTCTCAACAAAAATTTGGAATGCTTTCCGCCTGGTGAAAAACTGGGAGGTTTCAAGTGAAATTGAACAACCGGAACATTCAAAACTGGCCATAGAGTGGTTTAAAAACAAACTGGCGCAGGTGGTAGAGACTTTAAATATGCAGTTTGATGGTTTCCGTATTTCGGAAGCATTAATGACCGTTTACACTACTGTTCGCGACGAATTCTCGGGTTGGTTGCTCGAAATGGTAAAACCGGCTTATCAGCAACCAATTGATGCGAAAACTTATGCTGAAATCGTTGAACTGTTCGACCAGATGTTGCGCCTGATGCATCCTTTTATGCCGTTTATTACCGAGGAAATCTGGCAATTGCTTGACGACCGCAAGGAAGGTGAAAGTATAATGATCAGCCAGTTACCGGCAAATACCAGTTACGATGCTGAATTGCTTGCAGCTTTCGAAGATGTAAAAGAAGCGGTTTCCGGAATTCGTAAAATACGTAAAGACAAAAATATTGCCTTTAAAGATGCTATCGATTTTTCGGTGCAAAAAGGCGACAAAGGTTTTGATGCCAAATTCAACAGTATTCTTATAAAACTGGGTAATCTTACCGAGTTGACTGCAGTCGACGAAGAAGTTAAAGGCGCAGCTTCATTCCGTGTAAAATCAACCAATTTCTATGTTCCGCTGGATGGATTTATCGATGTGGAAGAAGAGCTGAAAAAGCTGGAAGAAGAGCTGAAATACGCAAAAGGATTCCTGAATTCGGTAATGAAAAAACTGAGCAACGAACGTTTCGTGAATAATGCACCCGAAGCGGTTGTTGCCAAAGAAAAAGCAAAACAAGCCGATGCCGAAGCCAATATTAAAGTATTGGAAGAACGCATTGCTTCGATGAAATAA